The Komagataella phaffii GS115 chromosome 4, complete sequence genome includes the window GTTCGTTCTGCTCCTGTGTTATTCAACATGTATTTATTGGGTAATTTCAAGGTGCTATTAAACCAACACATGTGACTAAGCCGACAGAATTTAAAGCCGCCCAAAATATTCCCTCACTGCCCTTATGGCAATACTGTTTCTACTTGAGCATCCTAGTTAAATCCTATAGACCTCTTTTATCTCATGTTCTTGTCTGTATAATCCTTTTATTAAGTGCTCCCCAGACCCATCTCCATCAAAATTTCTGGTAGTCGCGTTTACCAAACTACACCAACAAGTATCCTTACTAAACGATCTAGGGTGGCAATAGTACCCAAATGGACTCTTTCGATAGACTAAGTAGCTATCTCGTGAGGCTACCGTTTAACTCGGATTTCAAGTTTAGTAACCAGGTCCGGAAAGATATACGGAAAACGTTATACTATATCATCACAGAGGAGGGCCAATACTTAGAACACTGTTTTCCACCTCCACAAGAACTCCCGGCCCTTCAATGGAAtgagagaaagaattgCTATGACCCATCAGATTCCGTGTCAGATAGCTTTGAATGGGTAGCGGAGGATTCCACCCTTACTCATTCTGATCATCCTGGCATGCCATGTGCTAAAAAATTTAAACGTGGAGAGGCATGTTATCGATGCTTAACATGTAGCACCGTTGACACATGCGCTCTCTGTCAAGCATGCTTTGAAAGTTCCTCTCATGAAGGACACAAAtatttcatcaacattaCCCAAAGAGAAAACGTAGGTGTTTGTGATTGCGGAGATTCAGAGGCTTGGGCTTCTCCCATCGGGTGCAAACATTTTACGAAAGATCCAAGCAAGATTCCGGATCTTCCTGAAGATTACCTACAAAGACTCCACTGCTATTTTTCCATCATTTTAGATTATACCATCGACGTCCTGGCCACATCAACTCTATCAATTGGTTCGAACCAACAGAATTTGTCATCAGTCATTGACTACTCtaaaaaatcaaatctgaGCGAACAAGTGTACCACGCTGAAGATACCACTAGTTCGCATTATATGCTCGTGCTTTACAATGATCAGTTGAAACAATATAGAGATGCTGTGCAGTGTATTCGTGCGATCAACGGTAACTCCTTAGAATTTGCCGAGATGGTCGCCAATCAGATACAAAATTACGGAAAAGCTTATGTTTTAGGTGGAGATGAAGCTATGAtagaatcaaagaaaacaatcCTTGATAATTATGGGATGCGTTACGTCATCAGAAGCTACAGAGATGTTTTCAGGGAGGAAATGTGTGATGAAATAGTTAAATGGATGGATAATTTAACTACAACGCCTTTATTCCGTATGTTTCAATCTGTGAGAGATGTTTTTTGCGAGGTGTTTCTACAGAAATGGTCTCCTGGTTTGGCTGATATGAGTATTGAAACATTTAACGATGATCATTTGTTGGAGCATGGACTTTTAGGTGAATTATatgaaattttgaattttccaGATAATTTAGTCAACGTTCCTCAAAGGTTTTATATCTCTTACATGAATAGCAAACATGAACCCAAAGTATGGGATATAAGTAGAGGATTAACACAGCAAGTGGGATACGATCTGACATCTCATGCTAAAAACTCGTTCAGAGGCTCCCGTTTACAGTACCTTTGGTATTTTGACATAAGGCTATGGAAGTCCCTCAGAACGACCATTCATGATATTTACGTCTCTGCACTATTGGCTAACCAAAAATACAGGGTTTTCATCAACTGTCAGTATGTTGATATCTACCCTCAAATTGCCCAAATGTTTCTCACACTAGATCGAGAGCCCGAAAACTCTCTTATGGTGTGTTTATCGACACAGCTATTTGCCTCCTCTGCCAACACGGATGTTTCGCTTGAACGAGGtgatttgaagagaatGTTGCTGGTTGtgtattcttttttgacAAGGGTAGAGGGGGATCCTGATGTCACGGAGGTTAACTTCGATGCaatgaaaaacaaaaaatggGGCCAGATCATGTTTGATATGAGTCATTTGATAAGCAGAAGTACGAAGCATGAATTTTTATTTGATCATGATTTATGGGGTGACATTATCGATCTTGTTGGACTATTTCAAGgttgttcaacaatgaaACGAGCAGCCGAAGAGCATGTACAATATGAGTCGAATAACTATGCGATTTATTTTTATGCTATTTCTTTAATTTCATACTTCTGTGAGGCTTTTGCTAAATGTGTTACAAGACTGACGGAAGAGGAATATCAAAAATTAACTAGAAACGAaataaagagtttgatcaatACGCTCTATCAATATTGCTTCTACAATAAAACCGAGAAGGTAATCGCTGATCAACTTtctgttttcaaaagagttaGGATGCAAAACTGCAATCCTCCGGATTTTATTGTGACGAACTATGATATATCGACAGAAGTGGTCAGTTTATTACATCCCTTGCATTCATTTGTTTCTTGGGTTATAGAGATgaacaaaactttgaaaacacCTCAAGATCTGATTCATTTATTTGAGCTTGATGCAGAGGTGAACAAAGTTGGTGCAGAAGATGCACACCGCTTGCAACGGATATTCGAATTTCCCTTAAGAACTCTTGTGATCCTATCTCAAATAAAAATCGGATACTGGGTTAGAAATGGGTTCACTATTAGAACTCAAATGCATATATACAGAGACAGTGGCATCCGAGAGTGTGGTTTTATGCGTGACTTGTTCATGGTACAggttttcttctcaataGAAGATCCCAGCACTGCTCTagtttccttcttggacAAATGGGGACTGACAAACTGGTGTAATGGAATTactgaagatgaatctgTGTATGACAAAGTTACTATTCCCTATATCGTTGAAGAGTCGCTTTTGAGCTTAATTAACCTTTTGACCGAAGATACTCACCTTGATGTCACTTCTGAGGATGGAGGGTTGGAGAAAACTATCAAAAGAGAGATCATACACAGTTTAGCTTTCAAACCTCTGACTTTTAGCCAAATCCTAAGCGAAGTTCCGGAGCACATATCATGCGAGAAGAAGTTTGACTACTATCTGAAGGAGGTTGCAGACTTTTCCCCTCCAAAAGGTTATCACGACAATGGATTATACAAAGTCAAAGACAAGCTCTACAATGCAATTGATCCTTATTATATTCATTATACCTCCAACAAGAGAGAGGAGGCCTTACAGATTCTATTGAAACGAAAGAAGGACAAGACTGGCGAATCAGTGGATAAACAGTATTTCTCACCAAAAAAGGTGAAGTATACTAACAATTCTCCATTTAGTAGACTACCATTATTTTCGCAAACGGACGTATTTGCTAAGTTTAtttattcaactttgaaatacGTTATAGAGTCGAAACTAACTTTCAGTGCCACAATTTTCGATCTTTTGCTGCATTTGATTCATGTCTGCGTAATGATTAGTGGAACATCGATTTTAAAGCATTTTCTTGATGATCATACAAACATATTTCAATTACTATACAGTAGCTCAAAGAATCAAACATTTAGCAGGTTTCACGCCAAGTTGAAGGCTATTTTTGTCTTTTTGCATGACTCACCAGGTTTTTCAGAAACAGAGGCTTCAATGCTCCGAGAAAAAATAACGGATTTCAATTATGCGTCAATAGTTAGCGGTAACATTGAACCAGGAAATGATGAATGCGAAGTGGAAAGAAAACGCAAAATaggaaaggaaaaaagtGCCAAAATTCTAGCCAAGTTTAAAAGGCAACAGGAGAAGTTTTTGAGAAATaataattttgaagatgtAAGTGAAACGAGCCAAGTTACAGGATGCGATCCACCTTCACCGAAGAATTTCGAAGAACAATGCATCCTGTGCCGAATACCTGCTTCAGAAAAGAATGTTTTCGGTATGATTTGCCATGTTAGTGACTCTTCAGAGTTCCGGGATATTCCTTTTGATGACCATTACTGGTTCATCAAAGCATTCTCGGATAATGAATGTCTGGATGTTAAAGTTTCCAAAAGTTGTTTGGATGACCCGAAATACAACGAAAAATGgaaatctttcaac containing:
- a CDS encoding Ubiquitin-protein ligase (E3) that interacts with Rad6p/Ubc2p, with the translated sequence MDSFDRLSSYLVRLPFNSDFKFSNQVRKDIRKTLYYIITEEGQYLEHCFPPPQELPALQWNERKNCYDPSDSVSDSFEWVAEDSTLTHSDHPGMPCAKKFKRGEACYRCLTCSTVDTCALCQACFESSSHEGHKYFINITQRENVGVCDCGDSEAWASPIGCKHFTKDPSKIPDLPEDYLQRLHCYFSIILDYTIDVLATSTLSIGSNQQNLSSVIDYSKKSNLSEQVYHAEDTTSSHYMLVLYNDQLKQYRDAVQCIRAINGNSLEFAEMVANQIQNYGKAYVLGGDEAMIESKKTILDNYGMRYVIRSYRDVFREEMCDEIVKWMDNLTTTPLFRMFQSVRDVFCEVFLQKWSPGLADMSIETFNDDHLLEHGLLGELYEILNFPDNLVNVPQRFYISYMNSKHEPKVWDISRGLTQQVGYDLTSHAKNSFRGSRLQYLWYFDIRLWKSLRTTIHDIYVSALLANQKYRVFINCQYVDIYPQIAQMFLTLDREPENSLMVCLSTQLFASSANTDVSLERGDLKRMLLVVYSFLTRVEGDPDVTEVNFDAMKNKKWGQIMFDMSHLISRSTKHEFLFDHDLWGDIIDLVGLFQGCSTMKRAAEEHVQYESNNYAIYFYAISLISYFCEAFAKCVTRLTEEEYQKLTRNEIKSLINTLYQYCFYNKTEKVIADQLSVFKRVRMQNCNPPDFIVTNYDISTEVVSLLHPLHSFVSWVIEMNKTLKTPQDLIHLFELDAEVNKVGAEDAHRLQRIFEFPLRTLVILSQIKIGYWVRNGFTIRTQMHIYRDSGIRECGFMRDLFMVQVFFSIEDPSTALVSFLDKWGLTNWCNGITEDESVYDKVTIPYIVEESLLSLINLLTEDTHLDVTSEDGGLEKTIKREIIHSLAFKPLTFSQILSEVPEHISCEKKFDYYLKEVADFSPPKGYHDNGLYKVKDKLYNAIDPYYIHYTSNKREEALQILLKRKKDKTGESVDKQYFSPKKVKYTNNSPFSRLPLFSQTDVFAKFIYSTLKYVIESKLTFSATIFDLLLHLIHVCVMISGTSILKHFLDDHTNIFQLLYSSSKNQTFSRFHAKLKAIFVFLHDSPGFSETEASMLREKITDFNYASIVSGNIEPGNDECEVERKRKIGKEKSAKILAKFKRQQEKFLRNNNFEDVSETSQVTGCDPPSPKNFEEQCILCRIPASEKNVFGMICHVSDSSEFRDIPFDDHYWFIKAFSDNECLDVKVSKSCLDDPKYNEKWKSFNNRVKKPYSIGPGLPTTFRSYAHSKPVVSSCGHGMHFSCYLEYMESIKSRQTQITRTVPEDSTKNEFLCPLCKSLNNIFVPVSLHQNNQSLANYLNPGASFSSLTLSSIDKIVHQYTHQHAFVVSQEFMARFQQSLGSQSIKKRTSSFQVSYQECLSTSLQSLTESGSLPVSEERALDVLVNTIESAEIGLRGSSVIPECPTILTQKISNQLLTILKVWNHYRDCIIMENINNQLQGAVPKELTFGEAQIAIIRYFNAEDVDLAFGSCDFFKYVVAVYPSESLGLSYSAIVRMFYSKHIIQAFYNLCAHLVSNNFYNNEECSFLDIPCLSDDLMNEEGIECTKPLVIHLLLQHYKSEFPYKDTDKFYQVFYSMIVRLMTPFLRRCVLLASMRNTDWSGIDFDELDDIPLELDKLSHMLHLPPLHEMLLEIFDTRTAMLNELSYRLMAKQFDIQRLSLQYPGYIELINLPERLDMFFTYYYYRMENRPKDPAVCLFCGTILDMQQSAIGMKMGQCNIHCNYDCLNEVGIFFVPKCSAILVLYNGNGSFYESPYLNCHGELDEEVKNNRPLYLNEKRYKRLTNIWLQHDIPNYTARKLEGTVDIGGWDTM